The following are from one region of the Nicotiana tabacum cultivar K326 chromosome 3, ASM71507v2, whole genome shotgun sequence genome:
- the LOC107783752 gene encoding uncharacterized protein LOC107783752 isoform X2, translating into MMKEPLEFSESSSKNSTSLSIENNTPMKDHSNKSGGVRPYVRSKMPRLRWTQDLHRRFVHAVETLGGEDPEAEAANGSKRNRMDIGAANGNYHHYYNINDKAFFGAHPLSNVTSNYAELASILPPAWKHMQESKENKIMGLEGKSNYSIMFRDFFNGCSVQDIGNRNKVVGEASSLSNKSPSAEEEDISSSTMSLEPSASFDVNNLSLDLTLA; encoded by the exons ATGATGAAGGAGCCGTTAGAATTCTCTGAAAGCTCTTCTAAAAATTCTACTTCTTTATCCATTGAAAATAATACTCCTATGAAAGATCATAGCAATAAATCTGGAGGGGTAAGACCATATGTTAGATCCAAAATGCCAAGACTCCGATGGACGCAAGATCTTCATCGCAGATTTGTGCATGCTGTTGAGACACTTGGTGGAGAAGATC CTGAAGCAGAAGCTGCAAATGGGAGTAAAAGGAATAGAATGGATATTGGTGCAGCCAATGGGAACTATCATCACTACTACAATATTAATGACAAAGCCTTCTTTGGTGCTCATCCTTTGAGTAATGTAACCAGTAATTATGCGGAGCTTGCCTCTATTTTGCCTCCTGCATG GAAACATATGCAAGAGAGCAAGGAAAATAAGATCATGGGATTGGAAGGAAAGTCTAATTATTCCATCATGTTCAGGGATTTCTTCAATGGCTGCAGTGTTCAA GATATTGGCAACAGGAATAAAGTGGTAGGAGAAGCTAGCAGTTTGTCAAATAAGAGTCCATCTGCAGAAGAGGAAGATATCTCCAGCAGCACCATGTCCTTAGAGCCATCTGCCAGTTTTGATGTCAATAATCTCTCTCTTGACCTCACCCTTGCTTAA
- the LOC107783752 gene encoding transcription repressor KAN1-like isoform X1 yields MMKEPLEFSESSSKNSTSLSIENNTPMKDHSNKSGGVRPYVRSKMPRLRWTQDLHRRFVHAVETLGGEDRATPKMVLQLMDVKGLTISHVKSHLQMYRSMKHEQMIQAEAEAANGSKRNRMDIGAANGNYHHYYNINDKAFFGAHPLSNVTSNYAELASILPPAWKHMQESKENKIMGLEGKSNYSIMFRDFFNGCSVQDIGNRNKVVGEASSLSNKSPSAEEEDISSSTMSLEPSASFDVNNLSLDLTLA; encoded by the exons ATGATGAAGGAGCCGTTAGAATTCTCTGAAAGCTCTTCTAAAAATTCTACTTCTTTATCCATTGAAAATAATACTCCTATGAAAGATCATAGCAATAAATCTGGAGGGGTAAGACCATATGTTAGATCCAAAATGCCAAGACTCCGATGGACGCAAGATCTTCATCGCAGATTTGTGCATGCTGTTGAGACACTTGGTGGAGAAGATC GAGCAACACCAAAGATGGTGCTACAGTTGATGGATGTGAAGGGCCTGACAATATCTCACGTAAAAAGTCACCTTCAG ATGTACAGAAGCATGAAGCATGAACAGATGATACAAG CTGAAGCAGAAGCTGCAAATGGGAGTAAAAGGAATAGAATGGATATTGGTGCAGCCAATGGGAACTATCATCACTACTACAATATTAATGACAAAGCCTTCTTTGGTGCTCATCCTTTGAGTAATGTAACCAGTAATTATGCGGAGCTTGCCTCTATTTTGCCTCCTGCATG GAAACATATGCAAGAGAGCAAGGAAAATAAGATCATGGGATTGGAAGGAAAGTCTAATTATTCCATCATGTTCAGGGATTTCTTCAATGGCTGCAGTGTTCAA GATATTGGCAACAGGAATAAAGTGGTAGGAGAAGCTAGCAGTTTGTCAAATAAGAGTCCATCTGCAGAAGAGGAAGATATCTCCAGCAGCACCATGTCCTTAGAGCCATCTGCCAGTTTTGATGTCAATAATCTCTCTCTTGACCTCACCCTTGCTTAA
- the LOC107783759 gene encoding L-ascorbate oxidase homolog has protein sequence MKEKNNVHSVIFTILVLVTLQSVYCDNPYRYYTWKITYGDIYPLGVKQQGILINGQFPGPQIDCVTNDNLIISVYNYLNEPFLISWNGLQQRRNSWQNGVYGTTCPIPPGKNFTYTLQAKDQIGSYFYFPSLAMHKAAGGYGAIRVYSRPRIPVPFPPPAHDFTVLAGDLYKRSHRQLKYILDSGHNLPLPDGLIINGRGWNGYTFTVDQGKTYRFRISNVGMATSINFRIQGHTMKLVEVEGSHTLQTSYTSLDIHLGQSYSVLVTANQPPNDYYVVVSSRFTRRVLTTTAVLHYSNSWTKVSGPVPGGPTTQINWSIYQARSIRWNLTASGPRPNPQGSYHYGLIKPSRTIILANSAPYINGKQRYAVNSVSYVDPDTPLKLADYFKIGGVFNLGGISDQPYNGNGYLGTPVMAANFRSYVEIVFQNWENSVQSWHIDGYSFFVVGMNGGQWTPASRSHYNLRDTVARCTTQVYPKSWTAIYMALDNVGMWNIRSEDWSRRYLGQQFYLRVYSPSNSWRDELPIPKNALLCGRARHHHTRPL, from the exons ATGAAGGAGAAGAACAATGTTCATTCTGTCATTTTCACTATTCTTGTGTTAGTTACTCTACAAAGTGTATATTGTGACAATCCTTATCGGTATTACACTTGGAAAATCACTTACGGAGACATTTATCCTTTGGGTGTCAAACAACAG GGGATCTTGATTAATGGGCAGTTTCCAGGGCCACAGATTGACTGTGTAACAAATGACAATTTGATTATCAGTGTCTACAACTACTTGAATGAGCCTTTCCTCATTTCTTG GAATGGTTTACAACAAAGGAGAAACTCATGGCAAAATGGAGTTTATGGCACAACTTGTCCAATTCCACCTGGGAAAAACTTCACTTATACCCTCCAAGCAAAAGACCAAATAGGTAGTTATTTCTACTTCCCATCACTTGCTATGCACAAGGCAGCTGGGGGATATGGTGCCATCCGAGTCTATAGTCGTCCTCGAATTCCAGTACCTTTCCCTCCACCTGCTCATGATTTCACTGTACTTGCTGGAGACTTGTACAAGAGAAGTCACAGG CAACTGAAGTACATTTTAGATAGTGGTCATAATCTTCCCTTACCTGATGGTCTTATTATCAATGGTCGCGGATGGAATGGATACACATTTACAGTTGATCAAG GTAAGACATACAGGTTCAGGATATCTAATGTGGGGATGGCAACATCAATTAATTTCAGAATTCAAGGGCACACAATGAAACTGGTTGAAGTTGAAGGATCACATACACTCCAAACCTCCTACACTTCACTTGACATCCATTTAGGACAGTCTTATTCAGTTTTAGTCACTGCTAACCAGCCTCCCAATGACTACTATGTCGTGGTTTCTTCACGCTTTACTAGACGAGTCCTAACCACCACTGCTGTTCTTCACTACAGCAACTCATGGACAAAAGTCTCTGGACCTGTCCCTGGAGGGCCTACTACTCAAATTAATTGGTCCATTTATCAGGCCAGATCCATACG TTGGAATCTAACTGCAAGTGGACCAAGGCCAAATCCTCAAGGTTCTTATCATTATGGGTTGATCAAGCCTTCGCGTACAATCATTCTTGCCAACTCTGCCCCATATATAAACGGCAAACAGAGATATGCTGTCAACAGTGTCTCGTATGTTGATCCGGACACACCATTAAAGCTGGCTGATTACTTCAAAATTGGAGGAGTCTTTAACCTTGGTGGCATCTCTGACCAGCCTTACAATGGAAATGGTTATCTTGGAACCCCTGTTATGGCTGCTAACTTCAGATCTTACGTTGAGATCGTTTTCCAAAATTGGGAGAACTCTGTCCAGTCATGGCACATTGATGGCTATTCTTTCTTTGTTGTCGG TATGAATGGTGGACAATGGACTCCAGCGAGCAGATCGCACTACAACTTAAGGGACACAGTTGCACGTTGCACCACTCAG GTTTACCCCAAGTCATGGACTGCAATATACATGGCATTGGATAATGTAGGAATGTGGAACATACGGTCTGAGGATTGGTCAAGGAGGTATTTGGGACAGCAATTCTACTTAAGAGTTTACTCCCCATCAAATTCTTGGAGAGATGAACTTCCAATACCAAAGAATGCTCTCCTTTGTGGCCGAGCTAGACATCACCACACTAGGCCTCTTTGA